Proteins encoded by one window of Nitrospira sp. MA-1:
- a CDS encoding VWA domain-containing protein — protein MSMFHFLRPEWLWGLLPLFGLFLLAARSGRTAQIWESVCDTHLLPHLLVGTEGATHRMPLVLLGLGWTVAVFALAGPVWSQLPQPVFRAESALVMVLDLSRSMDVQDVTPSRLTRAKHKILDMLKARKEGQTALVVYAGESFVVSPLTDDVNTMVPLVQSLETELMPSQGSRTDLALQKAHELLQHVGQAKGEVLLLTDGEGDPATLNMAEELRRQGKRVSVLGVGTVDGAPIPEIGGFLKDQDGAVVIPKLDIPSLQAIARVGGGRYATVTADDQDINRVLPSSMPTRALSSSTSEQRTTDLWREEGPWLVLLLLVLALPAFRPGWLGMLLAFLLIPQISEAFSWENLWVRPDQQGIKALEREAPEQAAALFQDPGWKGIAHYRAGKYQEAEEAFSIVDTPEGHYNRGNALARLGRYEEAMASYQTALTQQPNHADAKHNLEIIKQLLDEPSSADQGGEQSQKSDDSSAKQKNNRNETGVEGENPEEASDSAHKQPDSEKVDSQNGKQEKSDQTVGSGADPATTSNQSNGNQQASEENIEREAQGVDPLKAEQAKKLLSPPSTMEENSEDQSEHSEVTSAVDAAQIRERQQFEQVLQQWLRRIPDDPGGLLRRKFLLEHQRRVEAGGSTFSQGKRW, from the coding sequence CGTGCTTCTCGGATTAGGTTGGACTGTGGCGGTTTTTGCTCTTGCCGGGCCCGTCTGGTCCCAATTACCCCAGCCTGTGTTTCGAGCAGAATCGGCGTTGGTGATGGTTTTGGATTTATCCCGTTCAATGGATGTGCAGGATGTGACTCCCTCCAGGTTGACCCGAGCCAAACACAAAATTCTTGATATGCTCAAGGCCAGGAAGGAAGGGCAAACCGCTCTGGTAGTATATGCCGGTGAATCTTTCGTGGTGTCGCCACTGACTGATGATGTCAACACCATGGTGCCTCTTGTGCAATCCCTCGAGACAGAACTCATGCCATCCCAGGGTAGCCGTACTGATCTCGCTTTGCAGAAAGCCCATGAACTCCTTCAACACGTCGGGCAGGCAAAGGGAGAGGTGCTATTACTGACGGACGGTGAGGGAGATCCTGCAACATTGAATATGGCTGAAGAGTTACGCCGTCAAGGGAAGCGTGTGTCTGTGCTTGGTGTTGGGACGGTCGATGGAGCCCCTATTCCCGAAATAGGCGGATTCCTCAAAGATCAGGATGGAGCGGTGGTTATTCCCAAATTAGATATTCCGTCTCTTCAAGCTATCGCTCGAGTAGGAGGAGGGCGTTATGCCACGGTGACCGCGGACGATCAGGATATCAATCGGGTCTTACCTTCCAGTATGCCCACGAGGGCGCTATCCTCTTCAACATCTGAACAGCGAACAACGGATCTGTGGCGAGAGGAGGGACCCTGGCTGGTCCTCCTGCTCCTGGTATTGGCATTGCCCGCATTTCGACCGGGATGGTTAGGAATGCTGCTGGCATTCCTGCTTATTCCTCAGATCAGCGAGGCTTTTTCCTGGGAAAATCTCTGGGTTCGTCCCGATCAACAGGGGATTAAGGCATTAGAGCGTGAGGCCCCGGAACAAGCGGCAGCCTTATTTCAAGACCCCGGTTGGAAGGGCATAGCCCATTATCGGGCCGGGAAATATCAGGAAGCAGAAGAAGCCTTTTCCATAGTTGATACGCCGGAGGGGCATTACAATCGAGGCAATGCCTTGGCTCGTCTCGGTCGTTATGAAGAAGCAATGGCCTCCTATCAAACAGCTCTCACTCAGCAGCCAAATCACGCAGATGCCAAACATAATCTAGAAATCATCAAGCAGCTCCTGGATGAACCATCATCTGCGGATCAGGGAGGAGAACAATCTCAAAAATCGGATGACTCCTCTGCAAAACAGAAAAATAATAGGAATGAAACCGGAGTTGAAGGAGAAAACCCAGAGGAGGCTTCAGACTCAGCCCACAAACAACCCGATTCGGAAAAAGTTGACTCTCAAAACGGAAAACAAGAGAAATCAGACCAGACGGTCGGATCCGGGGCGGATCCTGCCACGACCTCTAACCAGTCGAATGGTAATCAACAGGCTTCTGAAGAAAATATTGAGAGAGAGGCGCAAGGGGTAGATCCTTTAAAGGCGGAACAAGCTAAAAAGCTGCTGTCCCCTCCATCAACAATGGAAGAAAATTCGGAAGATCAGTCGGAGCATTCGGAAGTGACCTCTGCCGTGGATGCGGCCCAAATACGGGAAAGGCAGCAGTTTGAACAGGTTCTCCAACAATGGCTTCGCCGTATCCCTGATGATCCCGGCGGATTGTTACGCCGAAAGTTTCTTTTGGAGCATCAACGCCGTGTAGAGGCTGGAGGGTCCACTTTTTCTCAAGGAAAACGCTGGTGA
- a CDS encoding BatD family protein yields MRILRCLLVMVVCLGMMGLSTPVSAQTVRAYVDRNPVMADETFQLILETDQTASGESPEWDSLDAEFDVLGTTQSQQTSIINMQTTSLVRWIATLAPKRTGAVTIPPIAVGPHQTGPIPLMVNEPNHRSGANEERDIFLEADVDSHFPHLQGQVLLTLRLVSAISVQEGRLDEPEIDWGIVERVGKDASYEATRSGRRYHITERRYVITPQQSGAHVIPEVLFSGTVQDGRTRGRLFEELFGNRSGSLGGNPFKTSQSIHRRSPKIELTVKDLPPDLNGRFWLPAKALTLTETWSGDTDTLQIGDSLTRTIVMRAKGQRGEQLPEVTMPSQPIVKIYPDKAKTQTDFDGKWVVGSREEKFVFVSTQPGTVRLPAIHVPWWNIETSRWEEANLPAKVLTVLGTAPPGSSAQVPTSVQAPSVTSIEGDHQVNAQMPANIGISDRAEQLPWTWITGGCLLLWLVTLAAWWRERQKRNGRSEEPAKKDDGKFESEKKAIQVVKTACFEQSAKKTRDALLQWASFKEEGRPCRSLRLVERILSQPISDQEAISTAIWNLDRTLYTNSTEQGTWDGRQFWETVKPAITAKAPKSHKHAKELPPLYLH; encoded by the coding sequence GTGAGAATTTTGAGATGCCTATTGGTGATGGTTGTCTGCCTTGGAATGATGGGGCTTAGCACTCCTGTTTCGGCCCAAACGGTCAGGGCCTATGTGGATCGGAATCCGGTCATGGCAGATGAGACCTTCCAGCTCATCTTGGAGACGGATCAGACTGCTTCCGGTGAATCGCCAGAGTGGGATAGCTTAGACGCGGAATTCGATGTATTGGGCACCACCCAGAGTCAACAAACTTCAATCATCAATATGCAAACCACTTCTTTGGTTCGATGGATTGCGACGCTGGCGCCAAAGCGAACAGGAGCAGTGACCATTCCTCCTATCGCCGTGGGTCCTCATCAGACTGGCCCCATTCCACTGATGGTCAATGAGCCGAATCACCGCAGCGGCGCGAACGAGGAGCGAGATATTTTCCTCGAAGCGGATGTGGACTCACATTTTCCCCATCTTCAAGGGCAGGTTCTTCTGACGCTTCGTTTGGTCAGTGCGATTTCCGTTCAGGAAGGCCGATTAGATGAACCGGAAATTGATTGGGGCATAGTGGAGCGCGTCGGAAAGGATGCCTCCTACGAAGCCACTCGCAGCGGGCGGCGGTATCATATCACCGAGCGTCGGTATGTGATAACCCCGCAACAAAGCGGGGCTCATGTTATTCCCGAGGTCCTCTTTTCTGGAACGGTGCAGGATGGACGAACCCGTGGGAGGCTCTTTGAAGAGTTATTTGGCAATCGGTCCGGGAGTTTGGGGGGAAATCCTTTCAAAACCTCACAATCGATTCATAGGCGAAGTCCGAAGATTGAGCTCACGGTCAAAGATCTTCCGCCAGATTTGAATGGGCGTTTTTGGCTGCCGGCGAAAGCACTCACCCTCACCGAAACATGGTCGGGTGATACCGATACACTTCAAATAGGGGATTCCCTTACTCGAACCATCGTGATGCGTGCAAAAGGTCAGCGTGGGGAGCAACTGCCTGAAGTGACAATGCCCTCACAACCCATCGTAAAGATCTATCCGGACAAGGCCAAAACCCAAACAGATTTTGATGGGAAATGGGTAGTAGGGTCCAGGGAAGAAAAATTCGTGTTTGTGTCGACTCAACCTGGCACAGTGAGGTTGCCCGCTATTCATGTTCCCTGGTGGAACATTGAGACTTCCCGCTGGGAAGAAGCCAACCTCCCCGCTAAGGTTCTGACGGTTCTCGGCACGGCTCCACCAGGATCCTCAGCACAGGTTCCCACATCGGTTCAGGCCCCGTCTGTTACTTCAATAGAGGGTGATCATCAAGTGAATGCCCAAATGCCGGCTAACATCGGCATCTCTGATCGTGCCGAGCAATTACCATGGACCTGGATAACAGGGGGATGCTTGCTGTTGTGGTTGGTGACCCTGGCGGCCTGGTGGCGAGAGCGTCAAAAGCGGAATGGACGGAGTGAGGAGCCAGCGAAAAAAGATGATGGGAAATTTGAATCGGAAAAAAAAGCTATTCAAGTCGTCAAGACCGCATGCTTTGAACAGTCGGCAAAAAAAACGCGCGATGCGCTACTGCAATGGGCTTCATTCAAGGAAGAAGGGCGTCCCTGTCGGAGCCTGAGATTGGTTGAGCGTATATTGAGTCAGCCTATTTCTGATCAGGAAGCGATTTCCACGGCCATTTGGAACCTTGATCGGACTTTGTATACTAACTCCACAGAACAAGGGACATGGGATGGTCGGCAGTTTTGGGAAACAGTCAAGCCGGCCATAACAGCCAAGGCGCCAAAATCTCACAAACACGCTAAAGAGTTGCCCCCGTTGTATCTCCATTGA
- a CDS encoding ABC transporter ATP-binding protein — MVEIKNLRKAFGPIVAVDGVSFTVGKGEVLGFLGPNGAGKSTTMKMITGFLTPTSGTVHICGHNIEDQPIEAKMRLGYLPEGAPAYQDMTPASFLTFIGEMRGYRGATLKRTVSETVEKVNLQSVMNQSIETLSKGFKRRVGLAQAILHDPDILILDEPTDGLDPNQKHEVRTLIRAMAQEKAIILSTHILEEVHALCSRAMIIAKGKVVFDGTPAELEGKSPAHNTVLGTIAGVDPLVLHHHLMTVKGVKKIEELDRDGDLVKFRIYPDDGQWILPDIGHCVREQGWEVRELYPDRGQLDEVFRLLTTPKQTIS; from the coding sequence ATGGTTGAAATTAAAAACTTGCGAAAAGCATTTGGGCCGATTGTTGCGGTGGATGGTGTGTCATTTACCGTAGGAAAAGGGGAAGTGCTGGGTTTCCTAGGGCCGAACGGAGCAGGTAAATCCACAACCATGAAAATGATCACGGGTTTTCTTACGCCGACGAGCGGCACGGTGCATATTTGTGGGCATAATATTGAAGATCAACCCATCGAAGCTAAAATGCGTTTAGGCTATCTGCCGGAGGGGGCTCCGGCTTATCAGGATATGACTCCAGCCTCGTTTCTCACATTTATCGGAGAGATGCGGGGATATCGTGGAGCAACGCTTAAGCGAACCGTTTCGGAAACGGTCGAGAAGGTGAATTTGCAATCGGTGATGAACCAATCGATCGAAACCCTATCTAAAGGGTTTAAGCGTCGAGTGGGATTGGCTCAGGCGATCCTTCATGACCCGGACATTTTAATTTTAGATGAACCCACCGATGGTTTGGATCCCAATCAAAAGCATGAAGTTCGAACACTGATTCGGGCTATGGCCCAGGAGAAGGCCATTATTCTCTCTACGCATATCTTGGAGGAAGTGCATGCACTCTGTTCCCGCGCCATGATCATTGCGAAGGGGAAAGTGGTGTTTGATGGCACTCCAGCAGAATTGGAAGGAAAGTCTCCGGCTCACAATACGGTCCTGGGCACGATTGCCGGTGTGGATCCCTTGGTCCTACATCATCACTTGATGACGGTGAAAGGGGTCAAAAAAATTGAGGAGTTGGATCGTGACGGTGACTTGGTGAAATTTCGTATTTACCCCGATGACGGGCAGTGGATTCTTCCGGATATTGGACATTGTGTCCGGGAACAGGGGTGGGAAGTGAGGGAACTGTATCCCGACCGGGGGCAGTTAGATGAGGTGTTTCGTTTGTTGACGACTCCCAAGCAAACAATCTCCTAA
- a CDS encoding ABC transporter permease subunit: MGRIGVIFQRELAGYFATPIAAVFIVIFLLLSGAFTFYLGNYFARGQADLVPFFDFHPWLYLVLIPALAMRLWAEERRSGTIELLLTLPVTMWEAVAGKFLAAWCFTGIALALTFPMWLTVNLLGDPDNGVILASYLGSLLMAGGFLAIGSCISALTKNQVIAFVISVVISLGFILSGFPLVLELFSGWAPQFLLNAISSFSFLTHFQSISKGVLDLRDILFFLSLIAFWLFATATVIDMKKAES, translated from the coding sequence GTGGGACGAATTGGAGTGATTTTTCAACGTGAATTGGCCGGGTATTTTGCCACACCGATCGCGGCAGTATTCATCGTCATATTTTTGTTACTCAGTGGAGCCTTCACATTTTATCTGGGGAATTACTTTGCGCGGGGTCAGGCCGATCTGGTGCCGTTTTTTGATTTTCATCCCTGGCTCTATCTTGTGTTGATCCCTGCATTGGCGATGCGCCTATGGGCGGAAGAGCGTCGTTCCGGAACGATTGAGCTGTTGCTGACCCTGCCGGTCACCATGTGGGAGGCCGTGGCAGGGAAGTTTTTAGCCGCATGGTGTTTCACCGGTATTGCCTTGGCCCTGACCTTTCCCATGTGGCTCACGGTGAATCTGTTGGGCGACCCGGATAATGGCGTTATCCTTGCCAGCTACCTCGGCAGTCTATTGATGGCCGGAGGGTTTTTAGCCATCGGCTCCTGCATCTCCGCTCTGACCAAAAACCAGGTGATTGCCTTTGTGATCAGCGTCGTCATTTCTTTGGGATTCATCTTGAGTGGGTTCCCTCTCGTTCTAGAACTATTCAGTGGGTGGGCGCCACAATTTCTGCTTAATGCCATTAGCTCATTCAGCTTTTTGACGCATTTTCAATCGATCAGCAAAGGTGTCCTGGATTTGCGAGACATTCTCTTTTTTCTGTCGCTGATTGCATTTTGGCTATTTGCGACGGCCACGGTTATTGATATGAAAAAGGCCGAATCATAA
- a CDS encoding Gldg family protein, producing MMNRKLLTGSGLIMAAVLFGVFNMVSNAAFSSARFDLTEHDLYTLSEGTRNVLKNLEEPITLRFYLSQKLATGLPGIKSYATRVREMLEEYAQVAGDQLYLQVMDPEPFSEEEDRAVAYGLQGIPLDNGSTQFYFGLAGTSSTDELEVIPFFQPEREEFLEYDLTKLIHTLANPKKKVLGLLSTLPIDGSGGMPFMPPQGGSQPWLILSHIEQMFEVKKIEPTAGAIPEEISVLMIVHPKSLSEATLYAIDQYVLGGGHAMIFVDPLAESDSGGGNPMNPMGGGGPRDSNMPKLFEAWGVELVKGQVLGDLPLAKKVQVQQQSRLQVVDYPVWIDFRQEHFSDKDIVTAQVPSITVASAGIIRKKGETGTTVEALIQSDEAAMQIEASRLSAMPDVGGLLNSYRPEGEKFIVAARVTGTVKTAFPEGKPKEVPTKDETPDTAPETESQTKDHLKESKEPINVIVVADTDILQDRFWVQVQNFFGQRIGIPNSGNGTFVTNALDNLTGSNDLISVRSRAGYSRPFTLLRVLQQEAEQQFRQKEQVLQEQLKATERKIQELQSQKPEGNSMILSVEQQEAMGQFRKELLQVRKELRGVQHELGKNIERVESWVKFINIGLVPLLIGIAGVWISSSGIRKKRPKA from the coding sequence ATGATGAATAGAAAATTACTCACGGGAAGCGGTCTTATCATGGCCGCCGTCCTGTTCGGTGTCTTCAATATGGTGAGTAACGCGGCGTTCAGTTCCGCACGGTTCGATCTGACAGAACATGACCTGTATACGTTGTCCGAGGGCACCAGAAATGTTCTTAAGAATTTGGAGGAACCTATCACACTGCGGTTTTATCTCTCTCAAAAGCTGGCAACCGGTTTGCCAGGAATTAAAAGTTACGCGACGCGAGTCCGGGAAATGTTAGAGGAATACGCACAAGTTGCCGGAGATCAATTGTACCTGCAGGTGATGGATCCAGAGCCGTTTTCAGAGGAAGAGGATCGAGCGGTAGCATACGGTTTGCAGGGTATTCCGTTGGATAATGGCAGTACGCAGTTTTATTTTGGATTGGCCGGGACCAGCTCCACCGATGAGTTGGAAGTGATTCCATTTTTTCAACCGGAGCGAGAAGAGTTTTTGGAATATGATCTGACGAAGTTGATTCACACGCTGGCAAATCCCAAGAAAAAGGTTCTTGGTCTATTGAGTACACTACCCATTGATGGAAGTGGGGGCATGCCGTTTATGCCACCACAAGGAGGCAGCCAACCCTGGCTCATACTTTCTCACATCGAACAAATGTTTGAAGTGAAAAAGATCGAACCAACAGCGGGCGCCATTCCCGAAGAGATTAGTGTCTTAATGATTGTGCATCCTAAATCGCTGAGTGAGGCGACCCTTTATGCGATCGATCAGTATGTGTTGGGAGGTGGGCATGCCATGATTTTTGTGGATCCCCTTGCCGAATCGGATAGTGGAGGCGGAAATCCCATGAACCCGATGGGAGGAGGAGGTCCCCGGGATTCAAATATGCCTAAATTGTTTGAAGCCTGGGGTGTTGAATTGGTGAAAGGGCAGGTGTTGGGAGATTTGCCATTGGCCAAAAAGGTGCAAGTGCAACAGCAAAGCCGGCTACAGGTGGTGGATTACCCAGTCTGGATTGATTTCCGGCAGGAGCATTTCAGTGACAAGGATATCGTGACGGCTCAAGTGCCGTCGATCACGGTGGCATCAGCAGGAATCATTCGAAAGAAAGGGGAGACCGGGACCACAGTCGAGGCGCTCATCCAATCAGATGAAGCCGCGATGCAGATTGAGGCATCCCGCTTGTCAGCCATGCCGGATGTCGGTGGATTACTCAATAGTTATCGTCCCGAAGGGGAGAAGTTTATCGTGGCCGCCAGAGTAACCGGAACCGTGAAAACGGCTTTTCCTGAGGGAAAACCAAAAGAGGTGCCAACCAAGGATGAGACTCCGGATACGGCTCCAGAAACCGAAAGCCAGACCAAAGACCACCTTAAGGAATCGAAGGAGCCTATCAACGTCATTGTGGTGGCAGATACGGATATTTTACAGGACCGGTTTTGGGTTCAAGTTCAAAATTTCTTCGGGCAACGGATTGGTATTCCCAACTCCGGCAATGGCACGTTTGTCACGAACGCCTTGGATAATTTGACGGGAAGCAATGATCTCATCAGCGTCAGAAGTCGCGCTGGATATTCCCGGCCATTTACACTTTTGCGAGTGTTGCAACAAGAAGCCGAGCAACAGTTCCGGCAAAAGGAGCAAGTACTCCAGGAACAACTCAAGGCCACGGAACGAAAAATTCAAGAACTGCAGAGCCAAAAGCCTGAAGGAAATTCCATGATTCTGAGTGTGGAGCAGCAGGAGGCCATGGGACAATTTCGCAAGGAGTTGCTTCAGGTTCGCAAGGAATTGAGAGGCGTGCAACATGAACTCGGTAAAAATATTGAGCGTGTGGAGAGTTGGGTGAAATTTATCAATATCGGGCTTGTGCCATTGTTGATTGGTATAGCGGGTGTGTGGATCAGTTCCTCCGGGATCAGGAAGAAACGGCCAAAAGCTTAA
- a CDS encoding DUF4340 domain-containing protein, whose translation MKAKTLGILAAITIIGIVVAVFVNQEPASQLPGSGELLFPSLLSVVNNVSEVVVETKDQTVTLVREEKTWRVKEKAGYRADVEKVKQTLIGLAELRILEPKTKNPELYDRLGLQDKEQEDSLSTTVTLKTANNPEAAVVILGNQRPAKGNPRMSEIYVRKPGDPQTWLTIGNLPLEKVSGEWLDTEITALTTKRVYRVTVTHPDGETLLVLKEKPDDLDFQLDSVPAGSKVASQFNVNNVVGTLVQLPLEDVKKEEEVNFQNHTGVTVVLETFDGLRLHVQTTKQEDKIFGKFSAEFDQKLVQPVEDTPLSEKGETVQAQDSAQDEMVLGSPEGKQPDEEQGKRYSEEESILKKPEEVQGEVEAFNQRVQGWAYQLPTFRVENFSKAKKDLLATIP comes from the coding sequence ATGAAAGCCAAAACACTAGGTATTTTAGCCGCCATAACCATTATAGGGATTGTTGTTGCCGTTTTCGTCAATCAAGAGCCGGCTTCTCAGTTGCCAGGTAGTGGTGAACTCTTGTTTCCGTCACTGTTGTCGGTGGTGAATAATGTGAGCGAAGTGGTTGTGGAGACGAAGGATCAGACCGTGACGCTGGTGCGTGAGGAGAAGACTTGGCGGGTCAAAGAGAAGGCAGGGTATCGCGCTGATGTGGAGAAGGTAAAGCAGACTCTCATCGGGTTGGCGGAGTTGCGGATACTGGAACCCAAAACGAAAAATCCAGAGTTATACGATCGATTGGGTTTACAAGACAAGGAGCAAGAAGACTCGCTTTCGACAACCGTGACTTTGAAAACTGCGAATAATCCTGAGGCGGCAGTGGTGATTTTGGGGAATCAACGTCCTGCCAAGGGGAATCCACGGATGAGTGAAATCTATGTGCGGAAACCAGGAGATCCCCAAACCTGGCTGACAATAGGAAATTTGCCGTTGGAAAAAGTGTCCGGAGAATGGCTGGACACGGAAATAACGGCACTGACGACCAAACGGGTGTATCGAGTGACGGTCACGCATCCCGACGGGGAAACTCTTCTCGTTTTAAAAGAGAAGCCGGATGATCTTGATTTTCAATTGGATTCGGTCCCTGCAGGTTCCAAGGTGGCATCTCAGTTTAATGTGAATAATGTGGTGGGGACTCTTGTGCAACTCCCCCTAGAAGATGTGAAAAAAGAAGAAGAGGTGAATTTTCAGAATCACACAGGAGTAACCGTCGTGTTGGAAACCTTTGACGGTCTCAGGCTTCATGTCCAAACGACCAAACAGGAAGACAAAATTTTCGGAAAATTCTCTGCGGAATTTGATCAGAAACTGGTTCAACCTGTGGAGGACACGCCTCTCTCAGAAAAAGGGGAAACGGTCCAAGCCCAGGATTCTGCTCAAGACGAAATGGTCCTTGGATCGCCTGAAGGGAAGCAACCAGATGAAGAGCAGGGGAAGCGTTACTCCGAAGAAGAATCAATATTAAAAAAACCGGAAGAGGTTCAGGGAGAAGTTGAAGCGTTCAATCAGCGTGTACAGGGGTGGGCGTATCAGTTGCCAACGTTCCGGGTCGAGAACTTTTCAAAAGCCAAGAAGGATCTTCTTGCCACAATTCCCTAA
- a CDS encoding glycosyltransferase family 2 protein translates to MNKISQDDKVQKDSGTLSSIQGITISIVVPVYNGGEAFRQCLMSLVALQPPPLEIIVVADGESDGSWQVAEQFGAQVIRLPTTSGGPAQPRNIGALQARGEYLFFVDADVCVHPDTLRQVAETFHCNPDLTALIGSYDDTPAEKNFLSQYKNLFHHYVHQHAQKEASTFWGACGAIRRDIFLEIGGFDEKYRRPSIEDIELGYRVKKAGHQIQLCKDIHVKHLKRWGVRSMLKADFFYRAIPWTELILRDRRFTNDLNIRHSERLCVVLTYGLVGALLGAIWWISLLPVAGLIMVSLVIINAPLYRFFQKKRGLRFALQSVPWHWLYYLYSGLAFAIGLARHAFCGDNRKESTKPALESDSFDAIKKSGGQ, encoded by the coding sequence ATGAACAAAATTTCTCAAGATGACAAAGTCCAGAAGGACAGTGGTACGTTATCATCCATACAGGGAATAACCATTTCTATTGTTGTTCCTGTGTACAACGGGGGTGAGGCCTTTCGTCAATGCCTGATGAGCCTGGTTGCTTTACAACCTCCTCCCCTGGAAATAATCGTTGTTGCCGATGGTGAATCCGATGGATCCTGGCAAGTGGCGGAACAGTTTGGTGCTCAAGTCATTCGACTTCCGACCACTTCTGGGGGACCGGCACAGCCCAGAAACATTGGGGCACTTCAGGCCAGAGGCGAATATCTTTTCTTTGTCGATGCCGATGTGTGTGTGCATCCGGATACTTTGCGACAGGTGGCAGAAACGTTTCATTGTAATCCGGACCTCACTGCATTGATCGGATCGTACGACGACACCCCTGCCGAAAAAAACTTTTTATCCCAATACAAAAATCTCTTTCACCATTATGTCCATCAACATGCTCAAAAGGAGGCTTCCACTTTTTGGGGGGCTTGCGGAGCCATCCGCCGTGATATTTTCCTGGAAATAGGTGGGTTTGACGAAAAATATCGTCGTCCTTCAATTGAAGACATTGAGTTAGGATATCGAGTGAAAAAGGCTGGTCACCAGATTCAGTTGTGTAAAGATATCCATGTCAAACATTTGAAACGATGGGGTGTCCGTTCAATGCTCAAAGCAGATTTTTTTTACCGCGCCATCCCTTGGACAGAGTTAATCCTTCGGGATCGCAGGTTTACCAATGACTTAAACATCCGGCATTCCGAGCGCCTGTGCGTGGTATTGACGTATGGGCTTGTGGGGGCCTTGCTGGGAGCGATCTGGTGGATTTCATTGCTGCCCGTGGCGGGGTTGATCATGGTTTCCCTTGTGATCATCAATGCGCCACTTTATCGTTTCTTTCAAAAAAAACGTGGGCTTCGGTTTGCCTTGCAGAGTGTTCCCTGGCATTGGCTCTACTATCTGTATAGTGGCTTGGCGTTTGCCATAGGCCTGGCACGACATGCTTTTTGTGGGGACAACAGGAAAGAGTCAACAAAGCCGGCCCTTGAATCTGACTCCTTTGACGCCATAAAAAAGTCAGGGGGACAATAG